In Oryzias melastigma strain HK-1 linkage group LG16, ASM292280v2, whole genome shotgun sequence, a single genomic region encodes these proteins:
- the tspan13a gene encoding tetraspanin-13 isoform X2, translating to MVSLLLIGVAAWGKWFGLVSSISVVAGVIGVGVFLLVVAFVGLCGALKHHQVLLFFYMVILFMVFVLQFSISCACLALNTEQQNKLLEVGWNKSESTQKDVEKTLNCCGFSSVDLNQTCSAQCFSTPSSCSPCASILQMYAGDVLHFVGGVGLFFSFTEILGVWLTHRYRNLKDPRSNPGAFL from the exons ATGGTGAGCCTGCTCCTGATCGGTGTAGCCGCTTGGGGGAAATGGTTCGGCCTGGTGTCCAGCATCAGTGTGGTGGCGGGGGTCATCGGAGTGGGGGTCTTCCTCCTGGTCGTGGCCTTCGTGGGTCTGTGCGGCGCCCTGAAGCACCACCAGGTGCTGCTCTTCTTC TACATGGTCATCCTCTTCATGGTGTTCGTGTTGCAGTTTTCCATCTCCTGTGCGTGTCTGGCTCTCAACACTGAACAGCAG aacaagCTGCTGGAGGTTGGATGGAACAAATCTGAGTCCACACAGAAGGACGTGGAGAAGACGCTGAACTGCTGCGGCTTCTCCTCCGTCGACCTCAACCAAACCTGCTCTGCT CAATGCTTCTCCAccccctcctcctgctccccCTGCGCCAGCATCCTGCAGATGTACGCCGGGGACGTGCTTCACTTTGTGGGCGGCGTCGGCCTCTTCTTCAGCTTCACGGAG ATCCTCGGAGTCTGGCTCACGCACAGATACAGGAACCTGAAGGATCCTCGGTCCAACCCAGGAGCGTTTCTGTAA
- the tspan13a gene encoding tetraspanin-13 isoform X1 translates to MVCGGFVCTKNALSALNILYVMVSLLLIGVAAWGKWFGLVSSISVVAGVIGVGVFLLVVAFVGLCGALKHHQVLLFFYMVILFMVFVLQFSISCACLALNTEQQNKLLEVGWNKSESTQKDVEKTLNCCGFSSVDLNQTCSAQCFSTPSSCSPCASILQMYAGDVLHFVGGVGLFFSFTEILGVWLTHRYRNLKDPRSNPGAFL, encoded by the exons ATGGTTTGCGGGGGTTTCGTTTGCACCAAGAACGCGCTCTCTGCGCTCAACATCCTCTATGTG ATGGTGAGCCTGCTCCTGATCGGTGTAGCCGCTTGGGGGAAATGGTTCGGCCTGGTGTCCAGCATCAGTGTGGTGGCGGGGGTCATCGGAGTGGGGGTCTTCCTCCTGGTCGTGGCCTTCGTGGGTCTGTGCGGCGCCCTGAAGCACCACCAGGTGCTGCTCTTCTTC TACATGGTCATCCTCTTCATGGTGTTCGTGTTGCAGTTTTCCATCTCCTGTGCGTGTCTGGCTCTCAACACTGAACAGCAG aacaagCTGCTGGAGGTTGGATGGAACAAATCTGAGTCCACACAGAAGGACGTGGAGAAGACGCTGAACTGCTGCGGCTTCTCCTCCGTCGACCTCAACCAAACCTGCTCTGCT CAATGCTTCTCCAccccctcctcctgctccccCTGCGCCAGCATCCTGCAGATGTACGCCGGGGACGTGCTTCACTTTGTGGGCGGCGTCGGCCTCTTCTTCAGCTTCACGGAG ATCCTCGGAGTCTGGCTCACGCACAGATACAGGAACCTGAAGGATCCTCGGTCCAACCCAGGAGCGTTTCTGTAA